From a single Rutidosis leptorrhynchoides isolate AG116_Rl617_1_P2 chromosome 5, CSIRO_AGI_Rlap_v1, whole genome shotgun sequence genomic region:
- the LOC139847726 gene encoding uncharacterized protein isoform X1, producing MDSGFHHDQTLSYGPNRHAISFQSSATDSTSEMIMMGDYYSINNNNNNNTSWMMFSGMGNSSSGYAQFGNSCASVLSDAGPRLKHDAGLAVEWSSEEQYKLEEGLSIYADQPSIMRYIKIASTLRDKTVRDVALRCRWMTSKRRKLDELKLGRKLRDNKDKLLETLSKPSLSSISTSNVAPFSVTMNNNRIHSGVSPFDALSVSTRRLLEQNNRVFGQISANISALKLQDNVDLFNHARNNITSILNDMRYMPGPPLPVSLNESLANTIFPATSQNMTFGSSSRMHLKQEPDY from the exons ATGGATTCTGGTTTTCACCATGATCAAACTTTGAGTTATGGTCCAAATCGACATGCTATATCGTTTCAATCGAGTGCTACAGATAGCACAAGTGAGATGATCATGATGGGGGATTAttatagcattaataataataataacaataatacatcaTGGATGATGTTTTCTGGTATGGGAAACAGTAGTTCAGGATATGCACAATTTGGGAACTCATGTGCTTCCGTACTTTCGGATGCGGGTCCGCGGTTGAAGCACGATGCAGGCTTGGCGGTCGAATGGTCTTCTGAAGAGCAGTATAAGCTGGAAGAAGGACTTTCAAT ATATGCTGATCAACCCAGCATCATGAGGTATATCAAGATTGCTTCTACATTGCGTGATAAAACTGTACGCGATGTTGCTCTGAGATGTAGGTGGATGACG AGTAAACGAAGGAAATTGGATGAGCTGAAATTAGGGAGGAAGTTAAGAGATAACAAG GATAAACTGTTGGAAACGTTGTCAAAGCCAAGTTTATCATCAATTTCAACTTCGAACGTAGCTCCGTTTTCAGTAACTATGAACAATAATCGGATTCATAGTGGTGTTAGTCCTTTTGATGCGTTAAGCGTCTCCACAAGGCGTCTTTTAGAACAAAACAACCGAGTTTTCGGTCAGATATCGGCTAATATTTCTGCACTCAAA CTACAGGACAACGTTGACCTTTTTAACCACGCCAGGAACAATATAACTTCCATCTTAAATGA TATGAGATACATGCCAGGACCGCCACTGCCTGTATCACTTAACGAAAGTCTTGCGAATACCATTTTCCCAGCTACAAGTCAG
- the LOC139847726 gene encoding uncharacterized protein isoform X2 — MDSGFHHDQTLSYGPNRHAISFQSSATDSTSEMIMMGDYYSINNNNNNNTSWMMFSGMGNSSSGYAQFGNSCASVLSDAGPRLKHDAGLAVEWSSEEQYKLEEGLSIYADQPSIMRYIKIASTLRDKTVRDVALRCRWMTDKLLETLSKPSLSSISTSNVAPFSVTMNNNRIHSGVSPFDALSVSTRRLLEQNNRVFGQISANISALKLQDNVDLFNHARNNITSILNDMRYMPGPPLPVSLNESLANTIFPATSQNMTFGSSSRMHLKQEPDY, encoded by the exons ATGGATTCTGGTTTTCACCATGATCAAACTTTGAGTTATGGTCCAAATCGACATGCTATATCGTTTCAATCGAGTGCTACAGATAGCACAAGTGAGATGATCATGATGGGGGATTAttatagcattaataataataataacaataatacatcaTGGATGATGTTTTCTGGTATGGGAAACAGTAGTTCAGGATATGCACAATTTGGGAACTCATGTGCTTCCGTACTTTCGGATGCGGGTCCGCGGTTGAAGCACGATGCAGGCTTGGCGGTCGAATGGTCTTCTGAAGAGCAGTATAAGCTGGAAGAAGGACTTTCAAT ATATGCTGATCAACCCAGCATCATGAGGTATATCAAGATTGCTTCTACATTGCGTGATAAAACTGTACGCGATGTTGCTCTGAGATGTAGGTGGATGACG GATAAACTGTTGGAAACGTTGTCAAAGCCAAGTTTATCATCAATTTCAACTTCGAACGTAGCTCCGTTTTCAGTAACTATGAACAATAATCGGATTCATAGTGGTGTTAGTCCTTTTGATGCGTTAAGCGTCTCCACAAGGCGTCTTTTAGAACAAAACAACCGAGTTTTCGGTCAGATATCGGCTAATATTTCTGCACTCAAA CTACAGGACAACGTTGACCTTTTTAACCACGCCAGGAACAATATAACTTCCATCTTAAATGA TATGAGATACATGCCAGGACCGCCACTGCCTGTATCACTTAACGAAAGTCTTGCGAATACCATTTTCCCAGCTACAAGTCAG
- the LOC139847726 gene encoding uncharacterized protein isoform X3: protein MDSGFHHDQTLSYGPNRHAISFQSSATDSTSEMIMMGDYYSINNNNNNNTSWMMFSGMGNSSSGYAQFGNSCASVLSDAGPRLKHDAGLAVEWSSEEQYKLEEGLSIYADQPSIMRYIKIASTLRDKTVRDVALRCRWMTSKRRKLDELKLGRKLRDNKDKLLETLSKPSLSSISTSNVAPFSVTMNNNRIHSGVSPFDALSVSTRRLLEQNNRVFGQISANISALKLQDNVDLFNHARNNITSILNEYYEIHARTATACIT, encoded by the exons ATGGATTCTGGTTTTCACCATGATCAAACTTTGAGTTATGGTCCAAATCGACATGCTATATCGTTTCAATCGAGTGCTACAGATAGCACAAGTGAGATGATCATGATGGGGGATTAttatagcattaataataataataacaataatacatcaTGGATGATGTTTTCTGGTATGGGAAACAGTAGTTCAGGATATGCACAATTTGGGAACTCATGTGCTTCCGTACTTTCGGATGCGGGTCCGCGGTTGAAGCACGATGCAGGCTTGGCGGTCGAATGGTCTTCTGAAGAGCAGTATAAGCTGGAAGAAGGACTTTCAAT ATATGCTGATCAACCCAGCATCATGAGGTATATCAAGATTGCTTCTACATTGCGTGATAAAACTGTACGCGATGTTGCTCTGAGATGTAGGTGGATGACG AGTAAACGAAGGAAATTGGATGAGCTGAAATTAGGGAGGAAGTTAAGAGATAACAAG GATAAACTGTTGGAAACGTTGTCAAAGCCAAGTTTATCATCAATTTCAACTTCGAACGTAGCTCCGTTTTCAGTAACTATGAACAATAATCGGATTCATAGTGGTGTTAGTCCTTTTGATGCGTTAAGCGTCTCCACAAGGCGTCTTTTAGAACAAAACAACCGAGTTTTCGGTCAGATATCGGCTAATATTTCTGCACTCAAA CTACAGGACAACGTTGACCTTTTTAACCACGCCAGGAACAATATAACTTCCATCTTAAATGAGTAC TATGAGATACATGCCAGGACCGCCACTGCCTGTATCACTTAA